A genomic stretch from Falco cherrug isolate bFalChe1 chromosome 3, bFalChe1.pri, whole genome shotgun sequence includes:
- the LOC102054089 gene encoding MARVEL domain-containing protein 3-like encodes MSHAGRRYQDKQHGHRENHGSDRYEEDRKVRKPYLYNGRSTEDIRGGQHSRNSTVCSDSYSKTSGAAWEYFGPPPECYPPKETFSMKCSKVCTTRGILKFVEITVNLLVLICVGAAQASVAGFTSLGGFGIGSFSLNSAYSPFEGTELKEVRELDMQFTQMRAPCVYGGVAFSLTAAALTLVFLVVGAKPIQQLRTGLLAGECAFNLLAGVAYIAAVGLYLHFVSEVNSTEVCKRRERLYARRGYTSMNCVVQGGDAAVGLFGVAAACLYFASFVVCILAIRTVRAFQSHAAKAQHSPKSSIRDRSIGNHHRAIHCTPESSHNIQAFATLV; translated from the exons ATGTCTCATGCCGGGAGACGATACCAAGATAAGCAACATGGGCACCGTGAGAACCATGGATCTGATAGATAtgaggaagacagaaaagtgagaaaaccatACCTGTACAATGGAAG ATCAACAGAAGACATCCGAGGTGGCCAGCACTCAAGAAATTCTACTGTTTGCTCAGACTCTTACTCTAAAACCTCAGGAGCAGCATGGGAATATTTTGGCCCACCACCAGAGTGTTATCCTCCCAAGGAAACCTTCTCAATGAAGTGTTCAAAGGTATGCACAACAAGAG GCATTTTGAAGTTTGTGGAGATCACAGTTAACCTCCTGGTGCTGATCTGTGTGGGTGCTGCCCAAGCCTCTGTTGCAGGCTTCACATCCCTTGGCGGCTTTGGTATCGGCTCCTTCAGCCTGAATTCTGCCTATAGCCCCTTTGAGGGTACGGAGCTCAAGGAGGTGAGGGAGCTAGACATGCAGTTCACCCAGATGAGAGCCCCTTGCGTCTACGGTGGAGTAGCCTTCAGcttaacagcagcagcacttacCCTTGTCTTCCTTGTCGTGGGGGCAAAACCCATCCAGCAGCTCAGgactgggctgctggcaggcgAATGTGCCTTCAACCTGCTGGCTGGCGTGGCGTACATCGCAGCGGTCGGCCTCTACCTGCATTTTGTCAGCGAGGTGAACTCCACAGAAGTTTGCAAGAGGCGTGAGAGGCTGTATGCACGCCGTGGTTATACCTCCATGAACTGTGTGGTCCAGGGCGGCGACGCAGCTGTCGGCCTTTTTGGTGTCGCTGCTGCATGTTTGTACTTCGCCAGCTTTGTGGTCTGCATCCTTGCTATCCGAACTGTCCGGGCCTTCCAGAGCCACGCAGCCAaggctcagcacagccccaAAAGTAGCATTCGAGACAGAAGCATCGGAAACCACCACCGTGCTATCCACTGCACCCCTGAAAGCTCCCACAACATCCAGGCTTTTGCTACGTTAGTGTGA